The Arachis hypogaea cultivar Tifrunner chromosome 16, arahy.Tifrunner.gnm2.J5K5, whole genome shotgun sequence genome contains a region encoding:
- the LOC140179955 gene encoding uncharacterized protein isoform X1 yields the protein MGKKGNRGARGGKTEREKKGREKREDGGKRRTGRETEDEGEEERGRNNAMELGAAAELLSQRRKGEANVTHGGEEGAAVEPRPVALFVYRGCCSLRVRHEEKVLTCTIVPRYLRRAFIIVAPYSRCHQGLLPLPLRVTQQRRSRSSSAAVAGDLGCCCSYGCWNRYSWNLSPGERSGYTILFVLTLNLYF from the exons ATGGGAAAGAAAGGAAACAGGGGAGCTCGAGGGGGGAAAACagaaagggaaaagaaaggaAGGGAAAAGAGGGAAGATGGGGGAAAACGGAGAACAGGAAGGGAGACAGAGGacgagggagaagaagagagggggaGGAACAACGCTATGGAGCTTGGTGCCGCTGCCGAGCTGCTGTCGCAGAGAAGAAAGGGAGAGGCGAACGTGACCCACGGAGGAGAGGAAGGAGCTGCCGTCGAGCCACGCCCCGTTGCCTTGTTCGTGTATCGCGGTTGCTGTTCGCTGAGGGTGAGACACGAAGAGAAGGTGCTGACCTGCACCATCGTGCCTCGCTATCTTCGTCGAGCCTTCATCATTGTCGCTCCCTATTCCCGTTGCCATCAGGGTTTGCTGCCGCTGCCATTGAGAGTGACGCAGCAGAGGAGGAGTCGTTCCTCTTCCGCCGCCGTCGCCGGAGACCTTGGTTGCTGTTGTTCATATGG TTGTTGGAATCGTTACAGCTGGAACTTGTCACCGGGGGAGAGAAGCGGCTACACTATCCTCTTCGTTTTGACATTGAACCTCTATTTCTAA
- the LOC140179955 gene encoding uncharacterized protein isoform X2: protein MGKKGNRGARGGKTEREKKGREKREDGGKRRTGRETEDEGEEERGRNNAMELGAAAELLSQRRKGEANVTHGGEEGAAVEPRPVALFVYRGCCSLRVRHEEKVLTCTIVPRYLRRAFIIVAPYSRCHQGLLPLPLRVTQQRRSRSSSAAVAGDLGCCCSYGWNLSPGERSGYTILFVLTLNLYF, encoded by the exons ATGGGAAAGAAAGGAAACAGGGGAGCTCGAGGGGGGAAAACagaaagggaaaagaaaggaAGGGAAAAGAGGGAAGATGGGGGAAAACGGAGAACAGGAAGGGAGACAGAGGacgagggagaagaagagagggggaGGAACAACGCTATGGAGCTTGGTGCCGCTGCCGAGCTGCTGTCGCAGAGAAGAAAGGGAGAGGCGAACGTGACCCACGGAGGAGAGGAAGGAGCTGCCGTCGAGCCACGCCCCGTTGCCTTGTTCGTGTATCGCGGTTGCTGTTCGCTGAGGGTGAGACACGAAGAGAAGGTGCTGACCTGCACCATCGTGCCTCGCTATCTTCGTCGAGCCTTCATCATTGTCGCTCCCTATTCCCGTTGCCATCAGGGTTTGCTGCCGCTGCCATTGAGAGTGACGCAGCAGAGGAGGAGTCGTTCCTCTTCCGCCGCCGTCGCCGGAGACCTTGGTTGCTGTTGTTCATATGG CTGGAACTTGTCACCGGGGGAGAGAAGCGGCTACACTATCCTCTTCGTTTTGACATTGAACCTCTATTTCTAA
- the LOC140179956 gene encoding uncharacterized protein — MTHIKTDKYGSNNKFDTIFLLDHKSHLEGSRCHFLSPRPTEHVENMVVSALCMLNNKKCHRFDEEICCVPIDIVNSMLAKHNPKYTDPDTMKVFEISEFKDYLHFLDKKTSNSFISVCTNLLWRPLVVVDC; from the exons ATGACGCATATCAAGACTGACAAATATGGGTCAAACAATAAGTTCGATACCATATTCCTCTTGGACCACAAATCTCATTTAGAGGGGAGTAGATGCCACTTCTTGTCTCCAAGACCTACAGAACACGTAGAAAATATG GTGGTCTCCGCACTATGTATGCTCAACAACAAAAAATGTCACAGATTTGATGAAGAAATATGTTGTGTTCCAATAGATATTGTG AATTCCATGTTGGCAAAGCATAACCCCAAGTACACTGATCCAGACACTATGAAGGTTTTCGAAATCAGTGAATTTAAGGACTACCTACATTTTCTTGACAAAAAAACTAGCAACTCATTCATTT CAGTTTGCACCAATTTGTTATGGAGGCcattggtggttgtggattgcTGA